The DNA region cgactgtaattGCTCAGCTTGAACATGTCGCTAATTTAGTCACATTACGAATATGTAATAGATTTCGTTACAAAGTAAAAATCATGTTTTCAATAACATGAAACCCCAACACGTGGaactatagaaaaaaaagaacaacaacactGCAATTAGAAGCCTTAACATACGAACGACTTAATCAGGATTAGCCTGGCGCTCTGCAGACAGCgtgttgtttaatgtttaCTTTTTAACGAAAAAATCGCGATTAAACTAATTTCTCTCTTActctcccgctctctctctctttactaCGCCCTGCCTACAAACAGGCATCGATCAGACCGAACCGCTCGACATGGTTGTGGTCGGGTGCGTGGCCGTCTCCGAGCGCGGCCAGCGCATCGGCAAGGGCAACGGGTACGTTGACCTGGAGATAGCGATCCTGGTGCAGCTGGGCGTGATCACGCCGAAGACGGTCATCGCGACGACGGTGGCGGACGAGCAGGTGTTCAGCGAGCTGCAGGCGGACCTGTTCCAGCCGTACGACTTCACGGTCGATCTGATCGTGACGCCGACGCGCGTGATACGCGTCGAGCCGCGGCCGGAGCCGCGCGCGATCGGCGTCCAGTGGGGCCTGCTGTCGTCCCGCCGGCTGGACGTGGTGCGCGTGCTGAAGAAGCTGAAGGAGCGCCTGGAGTCGGAGGGCAAGCACATCGAGCTGAAGGACGAGGACACGGACGTGGAGAGCTTCCGGAAGCGGCGCACGCGCGGCAGCGGAAGCGCCGGCGGCCAGCAGCAGGACCGGCGCCGCCAGTCGAACCGGCGCCGCCGGTCGACGCGCAACAGTGCGGCGGGCGAGGGCGGCAAGAGCGGCAACGAGCAGGACGGTGGTAATGGCGACGGCGGAAACGAGAGTGGCGAGGGCGGTGGCCCGCGCATGCGCCGGAAACGGCGCTACTCGCGCAAGCCGCGTCGCTACTCGCGCCGTGACTCGGGTGACTACGGCAGCCCGGACGGGGGCCGAACCGGCGGCGAGGAGGGCGGCGACGGtcagcagcaccagcggcAACGGCCGCACCCGGGCGGCAAGGGGGGCCGGCTGCGCCCGAACAATAAGGCGGGCGCCGCGAACGGCACCAACGGGCAGCCGGCGgcgcagcagaagcagcagcggccACCGCGCCAGCCGAAACCGCAGCTGCAGGACAGTGTGCGCATCCGCGTGTCGAACATGTTCTCGGTGCCGTTCAAGGATTTCAAGGACGAGCTGCGCACGCGGGACTGCTACCCGGCCAAGATTAGCCAGAGCCGAAATGGGCGGTGCCTGCTCATCTTCCCCAAGCGCGACGACCTGGAGGAGCAGGCGCAGGCGGACGAGCTGCTGCAGAAGCTGGCCGATATGCGCATCTCGGTGCCGCAGAAGAACAGTGCCGAGCCGAAGCAGATCAAGCTGAAGTGCGAGCTGCAGCCCAAGTCGAAGGACTTTGGCGAGAACGATGCGACCTCGATCGCGTCCGCCGCGAACCGGGCCGCCCGGAAAGCGAACGACGCCGGCCAGAAGCTGGGCGTGGCTGGTGCCGCCCCAACGGCTGACGGTGCAGAGCAGCAGGGCGAAGAGCCGGCGAACGTGAGCGAGCTGTTGCAGGAGGTGCTGGCGGCGACGCAGCTCGCCGCCCGGGCCGCCAAGGCAGCGAAGGCGGTCGTGGAGAAGGTGCTGCAGGAGTCGCTGGCGGAGGCGGACAGGGAGCCGGCGTCGTCGGATGATCCGGACCGAAGCAAAAAACTGCTCGCCCAGATCGACGAGGTGACCAAAGCCGGTGCGGAAGCGCACGCCGCCGGCCTGAAGGCGGAGGCGGCCGTTGCGGCAGTGGCGCCACCGGCGGCGACGCCGGACGCCGACGGTGCCGAAACGGCGCTGCCAACGAAGGAGCAGGTCCCGGCGATGGTCAGCGCGACCCAGGAGGTGGCTCGggctgccgccgccgtcgcGTACGCCCTCGCCACACTGTTCGAGCTCGTTCCCCCGCCGCCGACCCGGTCCAGCGTGGCCGTCGCCCCGGTCTCGACCGTGGTCCGCCTGTTCCGCTCGCTGCTTCCTGCTAGCGCcatcagtagcagcagcagcacctccaccaccaccaccaccaccaccgccactaccaccaccgacaCCAATACCACTGCAACCGTGTCTTCTTAATTTAACGCAGCGACAGGAGGACGATGGCGTGCAACACTCACCTAAATGTATGGCTAGGacaacaatcacacacacacacacacttacacacaaaGAGATAAGATTTTTTGCTCGTTCCATCCCTTCACTTTTTCCCCTTCTTCCCGGACTGTGAAATGGACAGGTTTTgcttacctttttttcttcttcttttccctcccttcctATTGTTGGCTTTTCGATTACACGCAATTGTCGCACACCAACTCAACCAGTGCGCGTAAAATAATAGATTTATGTATTTtacaatatatatattatactCCTTTAAATTCATAACATACGCCCTAACCCCGCCTCCTCCACCCCATTTTCACACCTCGTATTGTTGGTGTGCATACCGTGCatgcggatgtgtgtgtgtgtgtgcgtgcgtgcgttttttGTCGCCTTAATTAAGGCGCGCCACGTGACGGCACTTAGTAATCGCAATCGAATCGAGGGCGCAAACTATTAATAATTTGTATACGCTAATGTTGGTGTGTCCTTCCATTTCGCTACATCCCCGCTACCTTCCCGACTAAATACTACCACCGTCTCTGGACGCTTCGATTGTCTGGGTTTGCGCGTTAAtaatgcttatttttatggttttctttttttttgtttgtgcgcattcaaacacacacacacacacatacccacttACTCTCAAGTTATGGTTATATTGTAACGTCCCTCACCCCTCCCGAGCGGGAGATAATTGCGGAAAGGCCTATAACATGTAGTAGCTTTGTTGAGAACGCGAAGGGAAAACCAGAAAGGAAGTAAGTTGcttcctgttttgtttttttttctctcttcggTTGGTATATTTAAATCCAAGTCAGACTCGAAAAATGTtttctattccttttttttcttttaaaattatttaaaaaaatcgtagAAACAGAAATGGTGTCGTGGGGAAAAGGTAgtggaaggaagaacgagagcgAATGGCGCGTACACGAAAATGCGCACAGTCTTTTCAAACAAGTCACGCTGGCAGACAGGCAGGCATTAACACGGAGAGGGGGAAACCGAACGAACACTGGGTGGCAGCAGACaggaaacatgaaaaatgagaTAAACAATTGTATATGAGAAATCCCTTTGCTCTAAGgagataaacacacacacacacatacatacacatacactcacactgTCATATTTATGCGGAATGAATTGtaatgaattttgaatttgGATTATAAAACGGCAAATacatgaagaaaaacaaacaaacaaacatgctCGGGTATGCATAGAATGCATATACAGTTCAAGCAAGCGAAATAGATGATATACCTGTATGTAAAgttacacacactcacatagtTGATGGGGAAGGGTGTGAAGGGAGCGCAGAATATCTTTCCTGCATAAATCCTGTTCCACACTAAAATAGCATAAACATTTAACCTAACGCAAACGATGTACGATGTGCGTGCTGCCGAATATCTGAAGCGGCCGCCAGGTGGCTCGCACTCCCCCATTTCATGAATCCGCCGTCAAATAGCTGCGAATATGCCCAGCTGTACTGTACGACGACCTTTCAACCCCCTGCTAGCTCTCCCTTTCCGCTGCCGGATTCTCCTCAGATATGCATCATGCTCTCCCAGTGTATAATGAAGTGGAATAAATTTGAAGTCTAACACTCTTTTTCATAATTCTATTCTTTCGTTTGTTGGTCGTGTTTCTACGTTGCTTATTATTTACAGTGCTGCTACGTGGTAGAAACATTTTACAATTGGATAACGTACATTAATTaggatttgttttttgaatACATGTATAGTAGTGTTGGGTAATTCTGATTCAGATGCTTGAATcggaatgaatctttgaaatgattcaatgcATCTGAAGCTGGAttgcaaagattcatgaatctcgaaagatccACGAATCTCTAGGGATTAATTTCCTAGgaaatctccaaggattcatagagcttgagcttttcattattcttcttcttggcgtaacaacctaGTCATGCCAACCTATACaagctttcgagacttcttggtgtgtaccacgcagccggttAGTTTGTTTCGCTAAGGGGAGACAGTGGTAGGGTCgcgcaaattcaatattttgaaaatcacaCAAAATCATCTCTAAAGATGCATATTTCCTGGCTTTATGATGGAGATATTTGATGGATTTATGAATCGCTGAAGAGTCAAACCCTTGGACATCTTTACCAGATCAATCTTTAGAATTGAGTCCATGGAGATGTATCCTTGGAGATAAATCTTtgaaaagttgatttttataaataaatccTTGAAGATGAATCTTAAGAgatgaatccttggagatcaatctttaaaaatgaatctttggaaatgagtCCATGGagatgaatctttagagatgaatccttggagataAAACTTTGAAGAGCCGATTCGAGAGTCGAATCACTGAATCAATGAAgcttcatatgaatgaatctcaacgaaagattcaaggaaacccaacactaatgTATGTCTATGCTAAGTGCTATCCTGATGCTTTGTGACCGTTTCAGTCAGCAACGATAAAATCCGCCCCATCGCACAACTGTCCCGCCTCGATCGAGCGCGCAATCCAGCGGACCTGCAGCAGTGTCGTGTCATCCCCGCTCGCCGGCTCACCGTGCGCCATCTGGTCGGCCCACCGCTCCATCTCCTGCACCGTGGCGGTAGCGCCGGGCGCAACAAACACGTAACGCGCGCGCCCCGGCTCGGAGTCGCGCAACCAGCGGCCCCCGTACTGCACGAAGCGCAGCATGTCCCGCTGGGCCCGGAACTCGGCGACCTGCCCATCCCACGCTTGCGCGGACCGGTACAGCCGTCCGGTGAGACCGCGGAACAAACGCATTCGGGTGGCGTGCCGCACGCCCAGCAGCATCCGCTCGCCCCGTACCACCTCCCGGTCGGTCAGGCGGCCCGGCTCGCCGGTGTCGCCTCCCATGCGGCGCAACAGGGCGCCGAACGAGGTCGGTGTGGTGGGGCGCGTGTAAGAGTCACCATACCGGTCGTACTGTTGCGCCAGCCGCATGCGCGTCGGCTCCGTTGCGCTGAGCATATCCTCCGGCCGGAACGCTTCCAGCCTACCCTCGGTGCCGGCTCGCAGCAACCATTCGTCCCGCACCACGTCCCAGCGGCCCGTCTCCATGTACTTGCGCACCTTGAAGGTGACGCGCCCGGCCACGATGGCGTACGTGGCCGGGGTCGGGTTGGCGACGGCCCGGCCACCGTGCCGCCGCACGAGCCGCTCGAGTGCGTCGATGGTGGCTGCGCCCGGCTGACTGCCCACGCTCATCACGCACACGTCCCTGCCGTGCAGCATGCCGCCCGGCAGCGGGGGCGGTTCCTGCTCCGGTTTGCGCTCGAACGTGACCAGCGCCGCCCGTTTGCGTGGCGCCTTCGCTTTGGACACGGTCGGCGGTGCGCTCAGGTCCTCCAGCGTGACGTGCCGCTTGGCCAGCTTGGTGGCCCGTTGGCCGCCTGCGCTCGGGGCCGCCCTGTTACTGCCTGCCACCTGCTCCAGCTCGTCTAGCGTGCACACCTCGTCCGGCAGCTTGTCCGGCCGGACGGTGACGATGCGCGGGAAGCGTATGGTGTATCCGGCGGCGTACGAATCGCTCCGCACCAGCTCGGAGCCGCGCAGCTGCAGCGTGATCGAGTCGGCGGGCGCAATCCACACGTCGGGTGCGGTCTGCCCGCACTGCACCaccgcaccaccatcaccaccatccacCGGGCCCGTCCGCCAGTGGGGCCGCAGCGTTTGGTTCAGCTGCTGCCACTCGAGCGTCCCCAAGCCCATCGACACCTTCGCCACCGAGAGGTACTCGGGGCGGGGGGTGGTGCGGGCCGCCACCCCGACCAGGAACGCGTTCACGTACGTGCGGCGCTGGTTGTAGAAGCCGCCCAGCACGAGCAGATCGAAGTCCACCACCAGCCCGTCGACGTAGTCCGGCTTGATCTTGTACCAGCCGGTGCCGGCCCGCCGGTTCGGTCGGTACGGTGCGTCCTCGCGCTTCAGCACCACGCCCTCCTGCCGCTCGTCGATCGCGCCGTTGATCAGCTCGAGCAGGTGGGGCGGGTCGCGCACACGCACCCGCCGGCACCGCTCGAGAAAGCCGAACTGTTCGCGCACCGATTCGGCGAGCAGGCGGGCCCGCTCGGCGTACGGTACGCCGGCGAGCGAGCGGCCATTGTGGTGCAGCACGTCGTACGCACAGAAGCAGGGTCGCAGCTGTGTGTTGCCCGGGCGCAGTGCCTTCACGTCCGTGCCGTCGCACTTGTCCCGGTAGCGGAGCGTGCGCCGATCGAACACCATCATCTCGCCGTCCAGCACGAGCGACCGAACGGAGGGTGCGAGCAGGGTGGCTAGCATGGGCGTCAGTGTGCCGCCGACCTGGTCCGCGCTCCGCCCGAACGACTCGCTGTAGTCGTGCCCGTTACGCGAGTAGTACCGGAAAGTCTCGCCGTCCCAGTGCACCTGGAACCGCTCGCCGTCCATCTTCGTCTCGAGCCAGTAGGCGTCGCGACGCAGGAGCTCCCCGACCTGGCGCAGCTCCAGCCGCTGGCAGAGCATCGGGCGCACGAAGTGCAGCGGTCGGATCACGGCCCCATCCGGCTCGTCCAGCAGCTCATTCGCCGTCGCCTGTCTACTCTCGATCTGCTCCACCATCTGCTTCAGGTCGCTCGCACCATCGTAAATCGTCGGGGCGCTCGGATGGTACAGCTGCAGTATCCGCCGACTGCTCACCGCGAGACGCAGGTTTCTGAGCAGGATCCGCACCAGCCAGCGCTGGTCGAGCGGGCTGGCTCGCTCGATCAGCTGCACCAGCTCGGTCCGGGCGGCCGTTGGCCCCCCGTCCGCGATCGCATCGAGTCGAGCATTCACGTCGGCTACAGTCAGATCGCCCACCGCCGGGCAGCGGCCATGCAGCAGGGAACCGAGCCGGGTCGCCAGGTCGTCGGTGGCAGCTGAGAGCAGCCGCTGCACATCCTCGCTGCGCCGATCGAGCCCGAGCGCCCGGACGTACGCTTCGGCCAGCGAGCGCTCCCGCAGCCCGTACGCTTTCCGCTCGCGGTCCAGCCCGGGCAGGAGCAGCCGCAGCCACGCGTGGATCGAGGGACGATTGGGCTGCCGGCGGGAAACGGGAAGCAATTAATAGGTAAGCGATGGAAATGAGGATACCACTCCAGACGGCAACAACTGGCCCCTTACCCCCTCTGCGCACGATTGCCGGTAGCGCTCAAAGTCCTGGAAAAACTTGCGCAGCGCCGCCTCCTTGCCCGGCCGCTGAGCATGGTGCACCTTTTCCAGCAGCGAGCTTAGCACGCCGAACGATTCCATCGTTCGGTCCAGTCGGGAAGCGAACACAACGGCAACACTGGTCCTAGCTGGTGCAGTACGGGCTTTATCCGCTCGGGCATTGCTATTATACGCCGGTGAACCCTGACCGCTGTGGGCACATGAATAGTCATGAAACCACAGGTAAAAGGCGGTGACTCATGCGGATCAGCTGATTGTTGCGGGGGAAACGCAAACGTAAATAAACCGAGAACTTTGACAGCGCATCGTAGCTTGCAACACAATGTAAGAAGCGGGAATAGTGTTTCGCCTAGattgctgatgttgttgttgttttgagcTTTTCATTGTGCCTTAATTTTGTGTGTAACAAAAAAGGTACTTGCGGCTTCAGCGTTGCTTTACATTTAGGCGTAAATAGCGTAAATTACCTTTCGAGTATTCGACGCATCGCACTATACGCGTCTCATAGGCCAATGCAAACGTTGTTTATTATcagcagagtgaccagaaataacGATTTATCTCCCCTAAAATACTCAGAAATACCGTGATTAGCACTCTAAGGCCGAAATTTAAAaagcgaaagaactccgttggagccaaagcctctattCAAAACTATTCAAACTATTCAATAAACATCtaaggccgaaaatacacggaccggaatttcgaTGCTGCAGAATTCCGCCTGCTGTCAAACCCATATAAAAAGTATCAACGGCAACTTTCCCGAACTGTCATATCCATAAATTTTTCAGCAAGCGGGTTTTCGCGGCCGCGACTaacgatttttatttttttctaccgAAAATcgcggatttttttttttcaaaataccGTAAAATCACAAAACCATTTCCCGAATCATTGTATGCATTAAACTCCAGATGAAGATATTGAAACGAAAGCTCCATAGCTTCGCTGGTTtcctcaatagatggcgtattataactcatcattatattgctgtctttttcttgcaatgttttTCGCCTAGTGTTTctacggaatatagaaagacttcgtttagcagatgGTGAACGACcgatgcattctaaaaatagcaaaaagctggtagcgccatctgttggtggg from Anopheles coluzzii chromosome X, AcolN3, whole genome shotgun sequence includes:
- the LOC120947293 gene encoding E3 ubiquitin-protein ligase ZNF598, yielding MVASEPEDDVQKNSPPPMENNDDNAPSKRFYRQQVWTTMKALFPQGSASSNYVNRKIPLFPAAEQTAERLAETPEFKQATNIKVNIDMAQEAVKLQVLKANKTLFVAPSQKSDYLYAKIKLPSSVEEVPLVQQRRIVKMLAGEDTYEELGIDQTEPLDMVVVGCVAVSERGQRIGKGNGYVDLEIAILVQLGVITPKTVIATTVADEQVFSELQADLFQPYDFTVDLIVTPTRVIRVEPRPEPRAIGVQWGLLSSRRLDVVRVLKKLKERLESEGKHIELKDEDTDVESFRKRRTRGSGSAGGQQQDRRRQSNRRRRSTRNSAAGEGGKSGNEQDGGNGDGGNESGEGGGPRMRRKRRYSRKPRRYSRRDSGDYGSPDGGRTGGEEGGDGQQHQRQRPHPGGKGGRLRPNNKAGAANGTNGQPAAQQKQQRPPRQPKPQLQDSVRIRVSNMFSVPFKDFKDELRTRDCYPAKISQSRNGRCLLIFPKRDDLEEQAQADELLQKLADMRISVPQKNSAEPKQIKLKCELQPKSKDFGENDATSIASAANRAARKANDAGQKLGVAGAAPTADGAEQQGEEPANVSELLQEVLAATQLAARAAKAAKAVVEKVLQESLAEADREPASSDDPDRSKKLLAQIDEVTKAGAEAHAAGLKAEAAVAAVAPPAATPDADGAETALPTKEQVPAMVSATQEVARAAAAVAYALATLFELVPPPPTRSSVAVAPVSTVVRLFRSLLPASAISSSSSTSTTTTTTTATTTTDTNTTATVSS
- the LOC120947285 gene encoding DNA ligase 4, giving the protein MESFGVLSSLLEKVHHAQRPGKEAALRKFFQDFERYRQSCAEGPNRPSIHAWLRLLLPGLDRERKAYGLRERSLAEAYVRALGLDRRSEDVQRLLSAATDDLATRLGSLLHGRCPAVGDLTVADVNARLDAIADGGPTAARTELVQLIERASPLDQRWLVRILLRNLRLAVSSRRILQLYHPSAPTIYDGASDLKQMVEQIESRQATANELLDEPDGAVIRPLHFVRPMLCQRLELRQVGELLRRDAYWLETKMDGERFQVHWDGETFRYYSRNGHDYSESFGRSADQVGGTLTPMLATLLAPSVRSLVLDGEMMVFDRRTLRYRDKCDGTDVKALRPGNTQLRPCFCAYDVLHHNGRSLAGVPYAERARLLAESVREQFGFLERCRRVRVRDPPHLLELINGAIDERQEGVVLKREDAPYRPNRRAGTGWYKIKPDYVDGLVVDFDLLVLGGFYNQRRTYVNAFLVGVAARTTPRPEYLSVAKVSMGLGTLEWQQLNQTLRPHWRTGPVDGGDGGAVVQCGQTAPDVWIAPADSITLQLRGSELVRSDSYAAGYTIRFPRIVTVRPDKLPDEVCTLDELEQVAGSNRAAPSAGGQRATKLAKRHVTLEDLSAPPTVSKAKAPRKRAALVTFERKPEQEPPPLPGGMLHGRDVCVMSVGSQPGAATIDALERLVRRHGGRAVANPTPATYAIVAGRVTFKVRKYMETGRWDVVRDEWLLRAGTEGRLEAFRPEDMLSATEPTRMRLAQQYDRYGDSYTRPTTPTSFGALLRRMGGDTGEPGRLTDREVVRGERMLLGVRHATRMRLFRGLTGRLYRSAQAWDGQVAEFRAQRDMLRFVQYGGRWLRDSEPGRARYVFVAPGATATVQEMERWADQMAHGEPASGDDTTLLQVRWIARSIEAGQLCDGADFIVAD